The Kiritimatiellia bacterium genome includes the window CGGCGTCGTACACGCGGTTGCTGTTGACGTCCCCGGCGACCAGCCCGTCATGGCTGACGTCCTCCGTGCCGTCCAGCTTGCCGTCGCCGTCCGTGTCGGGATTGTTGGGATCGGTCTCGCCCGCATCCACGCGGCCGTTGCGGTTGGCGTCCTCGATGCCGTCGTACAGGCCGTCCCCGTCGGAATCCGCCTCCAGCGGGTCGGTGGTGCTCCCGGCGATGCGCATCAGCCGGTCGCCGCCCGCGACGTGGTTCGGGTGCCCGCTGTTGTCGTCCGTGTTGAAGAGCGGCGGATCGAGATCGGCCAGGAAGTTCTTGAACCCGTCGCCGTCCGTATCGGCGGCCAGGTCGGTCGCCGCCGGGTTCAGCGGGCTCGCGAGGCCCAGTTCGAGCCCGTCGGGCAGGCCGTCGTCGTCGGTGTCGGGCGAAAGGGCGTCCGTGCGTCCCGCAAAGTAGTACCGGTGCACGTCGCCGTTGTTCCAGTCCGTGGCCAGCGGCTTGTCGGTGAAGAGGTCGTAGGCGACGGTCTCCTCCCAGTCGGTCAGCCCGCCGTCGTCATCGTCGTCGTCCGCGTCGTCCTCCTCCACGGTCTGGCGGAAGTCGAGGTGCGTGGTCTGGTGCGCCTCGACCTCGTCGCTGGCCGGGTTGCCGTCGGTGTCGCCGTAGAGCGCGAGCGCGTGCGCGCCCTCGTCCTCTACGCCCAGGCCGTTCCACGCGAAGCTCCAGCTCTTCGCCGTCGCGTTGCTGGAGACCAGCGTCGCGGCGCCGCCCCACGTCCCGCCGTCGATCTCCACGCGCAGGCTCCGGACGTCGGGGCTGGTTTCCGCGATGATCGTCGTGTCAAAGGGCGGCGGCGGGTACGGCGCGACGATCGTGTACGGATTGCCGTTGAGGTCCAGCGGCGGGGGCTCGATGAACCGCGCCAGGCTGCGCTCGACGGTCGTCCGCACCTCCGCGCTGGCCTGCAGTTCGTAGTCGTCGTCCTCGTACAACGCCAGGATCGTGTGCGTGCCCGCGCTGAAGTTGCTCCAGGCCAGCCGGAGTTCGCCGAACCCGTCCCCGCCCTGGTTGTCGCGCAGGACGTAGCCCGCGCGCGGCTGGAACGAGTTGTCGATCAGCACCGAGAAATTAGCGGGATTGGTCGAGAGGCACACCGCGCCGCCATCCCGGCAATCCGTGAACTGCACGACGATCTCGTAGTCGGTGAAGCTGATTGTGCTGCCGTGCGGCGGCCACGCGATGTGCAACCGCGCGTCGGGGGCGCGGCAGGCGTGGGTGGAGGTCAGCGTGGTGATCCGGGTGGGATCGGCGGCCGACGAATCCTCGTGCAGCTTCGCCTGGATCGTCGCGCTGCCGCTGGACGGGATGTCGCGGTACGTGAAGCGCCATTCCTTCGGATAATTGGTCGCGTACTGCGCGAGGTGCGAGTCGCCGGGATTGGGCACGGAGGCGACGGCCGGCTCCCAGGCCGGGTCCACGCCGTTGGTGCTCGTGCCGTTGCCGTTGGGCAGGCCGGTGACGGCGTCGTCGTTGGCCGGGTCGCTGTCGTCGATGTGGACCAGCACCTTCGTCACCGTGTCGTCGGTGCGGAACGCCATGCCGTACTCGCGGCTCCAGAACGTCTCGCCCGTCCGCGGGTAGCCGAACACGCCCGTCGGCGCGAAACGGTCCACGTAGAAGGTCTTGGTGAAGGTGTTGTACAGGTCGCACCCGTCGTTCGGCCCGCCGAGCCGCTTGCGGAACAGCCGCGTCCGGACCATGTGGTAGCCCTCGTCGAAGGCGGTCGCGGCCACGTTGGTGACCTCGTATTCGGACTCGTAGTTGTGGCGAACCCAGAAATCGGCCTCGTTCCCCTCCGTGGAATCCATGTCGCTGACCAGCGCATCCCAGATGCCGAAGTACGTCTCGCCCAGCCGCCGGAACCGGAACGTCATCGGCTCGTAGCCGAGGTACACGTCCGTCGCCTGGCCCTTCGGGTTGTCGAGCCCGTCGCCGTTGACATCCATCCCCTCGTCCAGCCGGATCATCGCGGACACGGTCAGGCCGTCCGAGCGCGAGACGAAACGGATCGGGTCGCTGCCGGCGACGCGCTGGATGTAGCCCGGGTCCTCGTCGTTCGGGATCCCGTCGTCGTCCCAGTCCTCGTCGCCGTGCAGCCCGTCCACCCGGATCACCGGGATCAGGTCCACCAGCGTGCCGGCGGGCTGCTCGATCAGGATGGGCGACGAGGGCTCCACGGCGGTGCGGCCCGGGACCATGATGCTGTAGGCGGCGTAGTGCCCCGGCGGCACGCGCAAGTTGACCTTCCAATCTGTCCCGACGCGGACCCACTCGTCCTGGTCCCAGCCGCTGTGCCGAGTGGCGTAGTTGTAGAGCAGCGTGCCCGGCCGGAAGTGCGTGAAGGGATTCACGTAGTGCGTCTGGCCGCTGTACTTGTCGTTGTTGATGGCGACCAGCAGGACCGCGCCCTCGTTGTTGTTGTAGCTCGTGCCCTTGTAGTTATGCGAGTAGACCTTCTGGTTCACGACCACGTCGTCGCTGGACCACTTGTTGTCGTCCCAGCCGCGCGCGAACTGCTGGTGGATCCAGATGGCGCGGGAGATCTCGCTCTCCGGGCCCGGGGTGTCCATCAGCATCGGCAGCCGGTCGATCACGTTCGGGTTCTGGTACTGCCCCAGGAAATTTCCCTGGCCGTGCTCGGGGAACACGCGGCCCCACTGGTCCGGCAGCGAATGGTTGTTACCGTCCGTGTAGACCAGCGCGATGCCGTCGCGCAGGATCATCCAGGTGCTCAACATGTCCATGTCCGCGAACTGCGGGTGGTCGTGGTTCATGGGCTGCATCACGCCGTAGTCGGGCCCCAGCCGGCCCATGCTCTGCAGGTTGCCCGCGTACTTCTCGTTGCCCCACCCGTCCAGCGTGTGCGACGCGGTGCCCTCGTAGTCGAAGTCCAGCAACCGCATCCCGCGCCGGACCCAGTCGTAGAGATCGATATTGCTGTGCGGCACGACCTCGCCGAAGAGCATCGCGTCGTCCCGCGGGGCGTCCTCGTCGAACAGCGAGTTGCGCGTGTCGCCGTCGTTGAAGCCGTGCAGGATGTCGAACTCCGCCTGGATCGCCCCGCAGTAGCCGAGGTAGCTGCCCCAGTTTCCGACGCCCTTCCACTCGCCGAAGAAGTCCGGGATCACATGCTTGGCGGCGTCGAACCGGAACCCGTCGCACTTCGTCTCGTGCATGGTCCAGCGCGCGGCGCGGATGAGGTAGGCGTTCACGTCCTCGCTGACCGGGTCGCCGGACAAGCGGTTGGTGATGCTGTACTTGTATACCCGGTTTCCGTCGGCGTCCTGGATGTAATTGTCTGGGTCGGTCAGGTCCGGGTACTTGTCCGGCTCCGCAGGCTGGCGGACGAACGACAGGTCAGGGCCGGGGATGTCCCAGTTGCCGGACTCGTTGGAGATGTCGGTCAGGTCGCTCAACGTGTAATGCTGGATGGCCCCGTGGTCGCCGGTGTCGTAGTGAACCTGCTGGATGGCGCCGGACTTTCTCCAGAAGTGGGTGCCCGTCTGGATCAGGTGGAAATCTTCCGGCAGCATGTCCGGGTAGAGCGTGATCGGCGTGTTCTCGTCGTAGCCCGGCACGCCGAACGAATTATGGTTCATCACGTTGTCGAAATAGACCCGAATACCGAAGCGGTGGGCCATCTCCACCAGCCGGACCAGTTCATGCTTCGTGCCGTATTTCGTTGCGATGGTTCCGTTCTGGTCCTGGTCGCCGAGGTCGAAACGATCCTGCAGGTCGTAGCCGACGGACCACTGGCTCCCGCCCTTGTTGGGCACGGGGACATAGATGGAGCCGTAGCCGATTTCCGCCATCAGCGGGATCTTCTCGATCATCTCGCGCCAGGTCGTATTGAACCACTGGACCATCACCTCGGCCCGCGCATTGGCCGCCAGAAGCAGCGCGCCCAACCCGGCTACCATCCATCTAAGCAATGTGTTGCGGCTCATTCTTGCCTATCCCTTGGTGAACGAAGAAGAGCGGACGTGAGCGCCAGCCACTCCCTCTAATGAGTTTAATAATACGCCACCGCAAGAATATTGTTAAGCGTTTTACTAAATCGATTAAATTATAGCAAAAAAGTGTCAGAACATATTTTACGCCAATCAGATACAATATAATTGTGGCATTAAAAAAAGGACTGGACAGAAGGACTGGGGACAGAAGGACTGGGGACAGAGAAAGAAAGGCCTGGGGACAGAGAGGTTGGGGGACGAGGTTAGGGGATAGAAAAGTGAGCAGCGTTTCAACTTTCTTGCGGAAAAGGAGCGTGTTCGTTCCTTTCTATGATTGGGGCTGAACGATATGGCCAAGTGAAAGAAGCGGAAGGTATGAGAAAAACACGAATCAGAAGGGATAGTTCGGATACTTGGCATCATTGCTTCAATCGCGTTGCCGGTTCATCGCTCGATCGCCCCCTGGGCGATGCTGAAAAGGAGATGTTTGTTCGCATCCTGATCCGGGTAAGCAAGTTGTACACTGTTCGCGTCGCTGCCTACCAGATCATGTCCAATCACTTTCACCTTCTTCTATACGCCCCAACAGAAGAACCCGGGCCTGAAGAAACATGCCAGCGCTATGGCGCTTTTCATGACGGGACGCGCACTATAGAGCCTCACGGTTCCGCATGTCGCCAGTGGCAAGCCCGTTGTCGGGATATCAGTTGGTTCATGCGCCATCTCCAGCATCTTTTCACGGCCTGGTATAATCGCACCCGTGCTCCTCGCAGGCGTGGCTCCCTATGGGCTGACCGATTCAAGAACACGATTCTGGAAAGTGGCCTCGCAGTTTGGTCCTGCTGGACCTACATCGAAAACAACCCAGTACGTGCCGGGATAGTAGAGACGGTCGCGGATTATCGCTTCTGTTCCCATGGCATCTGGCACCAGACGGGATGCCATCCTTTCGAAGAGAACGTTTTGACCGTCATGGTGCCCATGCTCAGTAGATTGTTCGGTCTGGAGCGCCTGGCAGAGATAAGGGATCACTTGGATCGGGCCTTGGCTGAAAAAGCCGACCGCGAGCATGAAAAGCGCTCGTTCTCTCTAACGATCTGGCGCCGGGTTCGTCACTGGACCAGTGGACTGGTGATTGGCTCGGAGTTGTTTGTGCGTGAGGTTATGAGATGTGCTCGCCGGGACAGTACGCCACCGCGTATAGCGCATTCCGGAGAAGGCGATGAGGCGCTCCTGTTTGTATGGCCGCAGATCAGATGGGCTCGCTCCGGTTGACCGGACAGGAAGCATGGATCCGTAGTCGATGCGGCTTGGCGCAAGCGGCCGGCTCATTCGCCGGAGGCGGGAACCTTGCATCTAGAAGCGCCTGTATCTCCGGCTGCGGGCACGATCCTGACTTCACGCTAGACTTCTTTGCTTTTTGTGGCCAGCTTAGGCTAACCTTCTCTTCCTGTCTCGTCGCGGGCCTTCTCTGTTCCGTTCCCGGGTTCCCGGCCTCCGATTTCTCTGTCCCTTCTTCTGTCCGCTATACCCCAGATTCTCTGTCCCCTTGGGTTCTCCAGATTCTCTGTCCCCCTTGGGTTCTCCCCCTTGGGTTCCCTCTGTCCCCTTGGGTTTTGGCGACCCCGTCAGATAAACCCCACGTGCTCTTCCTTCACCAGCCCCGGGGGAAGCTCGCGGACGAAGCGGGACGGGGCGTAGAACATGGCCCCGCCGTCGCGGGTGCGGCGCATCTCGGGGACACAGAGGAAGAGTTGGTCGCGGGCGCGGGTCGTGGCGACGTAGAAGAGGCGGCGCTCCTCGGATAGGCCGCCGGCATCCTCCATCGCACGCGCGGAGGGGAACATGTTCTCGGCGAGCCACTGGATGAAGACGACGTCCCACTCCAGGCCCTTGGCCTGGTGGATCGTGCTCAACTTGATCGAGTTCTCCGGCTCGCCCTGGACATTGTCCGCCTCGGCGTCGAGGTTGGTCATCAGCGCCGTCTCGCTCAAGAACGCCTCGGCGCTCTCGAACTTGGTGGTGTAGTCGATCAGCGCCTCCAGGTCCTCCAGGCGCCGTTCGGCGTTGTCGAAGGTCTCGACGGCATAGTCGTCGTAGAAGGCCTCGATGAACTGGTGCAGAACCTCGCCCGGATCTTCGTCGAGATGCTCCTCGACGTAGGCCGCGGCCAGGGGCTCGATCTGTTTCCATGTTTCGCGCGCGGCCGCGGGCAGCTTCTCCCGCAGCCGCGCGGTCTGGGCGGGGTCGCGCAGGTCGCAGCGCTTGCCGAGGAATTCCCAGATCCGTGCGGCCGTTTTCTGCCCGATTTTGGGCAGCAGGCCCATCAGCCGCTGGAAGGCCAATTCGTCGCCGGGATTGACCAGCAGGCGCAGCAGGCTGCAGACGTCCTTCACGTGGGCCTGCTCGAAGAACCGGACGCCGGACGTGATCGTGTACGCGATCTTCTCGCGGGCGAGTTCCATTTGCAGTTCCATGGCGTGGAAGTGAGCGCGGTAGAGGATCGCGACGCGGTCCATGCGCACGCCGCCGCGGCGCAGGCGCTTGAGCGCCTCGACAATGTAGCGCGCCTGTTCCTCGCCGCCGTACATGCGGACGAGGACGGGCCGGGTGTCCTCCGTGCGCACCGCGCGCAGGGTCTTTTGGAACTGCTCCGGGTTTCCCGCGATGCAGGCGTTGGCGACCTCGAGGACGCCCGGCACGCTGCGGTAATTGGTCTCCAGCCGGATGACCGTCGCCTCCGGATAGCGCTTCGGGAAGCGCAGGAAGTTCTGGAAGTCCGCGCCGCGCCAGGAGTAGATGCTCTGGAAGTCGTCGCCGACCACGAGGAGGTTGCGGCGGGGTTCGGCGAGCCGGTCCACCCACTCGGCCTGGATCAGGTTGGTGTCCTGGTACTCGTCCACGAGGATGTGCAGGAAATGTTCCTGGTAGCGGGCCAGGACGTCCGGCTGTTCCCGGAAGAGCCGCAGCCCGTTGACGAGGAGGTCGTCGAAATCCATGGCCTGGAGCGCCCGCTTGCGCTTCACATAGGATTCATGGACCCTCACGACGTCGTTGATCTCGATGGGATGGTTCTTGAACCAGGTCCCGGCGACGTCCGTGACGGTCTTCTCCTTGTTGGCGGCAAGGCTGAAGACGCTCAAGAGGACGTCGGGCTTGGGGAAGTGCTTGCCGAGCAGGTCGAGCGCGCCGGCGGCCTCGCGGACGAGGCCGCGGGCGTCGTCCTGGTCGAGGATGGTGTAGTCGAGCTGGTACCCGAGCGCGCCGGCGTGCCGGCGGAGCATGCGGTTGGCCATGTGGTGGAAGGTGCCGCCCCACAGGCCTCCGACGCCCTCGCCGACGAGCAGGCGGGCGCGGTCGAGCATCTCCCGCGCCGCCCGGTTGGTGAACGTCAGCAGCAGTACG containing:
- a CDS encoding ATP-dependent helicase; translated protein: MPPIDFEKDLNAEQRAAALAPDGPVLIIAAAGTGKTRALTYRVAHLVERGVDPRRVLLLTFTNRAAREMLDRARLLVGEGVGGLWGGTFHHMANRMLRRHAGALGYQLDYTILDQDDARGLVREAAGALDLLGKHFPKPDVLLSVFSLAANKEKTVTDVAGTWFKNHPIEINDVVRVHESYVKRKRALQAMDFDDLLVNGLRLFREQPDVLARYQEHFLHILVDEYQDTNLIQAEWVDRLAEPRRNLLVVGDDFQSIYSWRGADFQNFLRFPKRYPEATVIRLETNYRSVPGVLEVANACIAGNPEQFQKTLRAVRTEDTRPVLVRMYGGEEQARYIVEALKRLRRGGVRMDRVAILYRAHFHAMELQMELAREKIAYTITSGVRFFEQAHVKDVCSLLRLLVNPGDELAFQRLMGLLPKIGQKTAARIWEFLGKRCDLRDPAQTARLREKLPAAARETWKQIEPLAAAYVEEHLDEDPGEVLHQFIEAFYDDYAVETFDNAERRLEDLEALIDYTTKFESAEAFLSETALMTNLDAEADNVQGEPENSIKLSTIHQAKGLEWDVVFIQWLAENMFPSARAMEDAGGLSEERRLFYVATTRARDQLFLCVPEMRRTRDGGAMFYAPSRFVRELPPGLVKEEHVGFI